The following proteins are encoded in a genomic region of Nomascus leucogenys isolate Asia chromosome 17, Asia_NLE_v1, whole genome shotgun sequence:
- the VEGFA gene encoding vascular endothelial growth factor A isoform X4 — translation MNFLLSWVHWSLALLLYLHHAKWSQAAPMAEGGGQNHHEVVKFMDVYQRSYCHPIETLVDIFQEYPDEIEYIFKPSCVPLMRCGGCCNDEGLECVPTEESNITMQIMRIKPHQGQHIGEMSFLQHNKCECRPKKDRARQEKCDKPRR, via the exons ATGAACTTTCTGCTGTCTTGGGTGCATTGGAGCCTTGCCTTGCTGCTCTACCTCCACCATGCCAAG TGGTCCCAGGCTGCACCCATGGCAGAAGGAGGAGGGCAGAATCATCATGAAG TGGTGAAGTTCATGGACGTCTATCAGCGCAGCTACTGCCATCCAATCGAGACCCTGGTGGACATCTTCCAGGAGTACCCTGATGAGATCGAGTACATCTTCAAGCCATCCTGTGTGCCCCTGATGCGATGCGGGGGCTGCTGCAATGACGAGGGCCTGGAGTGTGTGCCCACTGAGGAGTCCAACATCACCATGCAG ATTATGCGGATCAAACCTCACCAAGGCCAGCACATAGGAGAGATGAGCTTCCTACAGCACAACAAATGTGAATGCAG ACCAAAGAAAGATAGAGCAAGACAAGAAAA